The proteins below are encoded in one region of Candidatus Margulisiibacteriota bacterium:
- the tsf gene encoding elongation factor Ts (EF-Ts; functions during elongation stage of protein translation; forms a dimer; associates with EF-Tu-GDP complex and promotes exchange of GDP to GTP resulting in regeneration of the active form of EF-Tu): MVITSSDVKELRDKTGAGMMDCKQALSEANGDMEKAGEILRTKGLAAASKRSGREVKNGVIESYIHMNGSIGVLVQLNCETDFVARNDNFRALAKDIAMHVAAANPLYLSIDDVPPEVVEKEKEILRTQVITEGKPEAMADKIVEGKIKKYFSDVCLLEQPFVKDQDKTVSELIKQSIGIIGENITLSRFARFSME; encoded by the coding sequence ATGGTTATTACAAGTTCTGATGTTAAAGAGCTAAGAGATAAAACCGGCGCAGGTATGATGGATTGCAAACAAGCCCTTTCTGAAGCAAATGGGGACATGGAGAAAGCAGGGGAGATACTTAGAACGAAAGGTCTTGCAGCAGCGTCAAAGAGATCCGGTAGAGAAGTAAAGAATGGCGTTATCGAATCCTATATTCATATGAATGGATCTATCGGTGTATTAGTTCAACTGAACTGTGAAACTGATTTCGTAGCGCGAAACGATAACTTTAGAGCGTTGGCAAAAGATATTGCCATGCACGTTGCAGCAGCCAACCCATTATATTTATCTATTGATGATGTTCCGCCGGAAGTGGTTGAAAAAGAGAAAGAAATACTTCGGACTCAAGTCATTACCGAAGGCAAGCCAGAAGCTATGGCTGATAAAATAGTTGAAGGCAAAATAAAGAAGTATTTTAGTGACGTATGTTTGTTAGAACAGCCTTTTGTAAAAGATCAAGATAAGACAGTAAGTGAGCTTATTAAGCAATCTATTGGTATTATTGGGGAAAACATTACTCTT
- the rpsB gene encoding 30S ribosomal protein S2, giving the protein MAVTTMRQLLEAGVHFGHQAKRWNPKMKRYIFTERNDIHVIDLQKTMKHINDAFVVVRDAVAAGGKVLFVGTKKQAQDAIREEAGRCNMYYVNQRWLGGMLTNFNTIRKSIGKLRSIEAMIADGSINNRPRKEVAHLTKVTTKLQTNLGGIKEMTRLPAVVFIVDTKKEQIAVDEANRLNIPIVGVVDTNCDPDEITHPIPANDDAIRAVKLLASIIADAVLEGKKVLVSAGQSDEALLSQMEAKAQKESAGAIDSKVESEIKSVEIEG; this is encoded by the coding sequence ATGGCAGTAACAACAATGAGACAATTATTGGAAGCCGGGGTTCATTTCGGACATCAAGCAAAACGCTGGAATCCGAAGATGAAACGATATATTTTTACGGAAAGAAATGATATTCACGTTATTGATCTCCAGAAAACTATGAAGCATATCAATGACGCTTTTGTGGTCGTAAGAGATGCTGTAGCAGCCGGAGGGAAAGTGTTATTTGTAGGAACAAAAAAACAAGCACAGGATGCGATAAGAGAAGAAGCAGGGCGCTGCAATATGTATTACGTTAATCAACGATGGCTGGGTGGGATGTTGACTAATTTTAATACCATCAGAAAAAGTATCGGAAAATTGAGAAGCATAGAGGCAATGATCGCTGATGGAAGTATTAATAATAGACCTCGTAAAGAAGTCGCTCACTTAACCAAGGTGACGACTAAATTGCAGACTAATTTAGGCGGAATTAAAGAAATGACCAGATTACCTGCTGTAGTTTTTATTGTTGATACAAAGAAAGAGCAAATTGCCGTTGACGAAGCAAATAGACTTAATATTCCAATTGTCGGGGTTGTTGATACTAACTGTGATCCTGATGAAATAACTCATCCGATTCCTGCAAACGATGACGCAATAAGGGCTGTGAAACTATTAGCATCAATCATTGCTGACGCAGTATTAGAGGGTAAGAAGGTATTAGTATCTGCCGGACAGAGTGATGAAGCATTGCTAAGCCAGATGGAAGCCAAAGCGCAAAAAGAGAGCGCTGGTGCAATTGATTCTAAAGTTGAATCTGAAATCAAAAGTGTTGAAATCGAAGGGTAA